The sequence AAATTAATGGTTGTAAATCAGCTAGATGATGAAACGAAATTTCTTATGTAACTCTTCAAATATTAATCCATGAATAAAGACTTCCTCTGGAAATGCCTCATAGATAAATGCTGTCACTGTATTGATTAAAACTGTAGTTAAAACACTTGCTGTTAAGTTTAACCTGACATTTTCAATGCCAATAAATAAAAAAACTGTTAAAATACCTGATACAAGTAATGTAAAAGGTAACGTAATTACCACGATCAATTTAGATCGTGAATTTACACCCTTCAATCCTATTTTTAGACATGGATGGATTTTTACTTTTAAACATATAGAGTACCTTGTAAAAGCATACCTATTTGCGAACCATACCTAGAATTTCTATCAAATATGTCAAACATTACCGAATACAAAGAGAAATAATGAAACGGGTATAAAATACAAAAGTAACCGACTAATACTGAATTTCGACGAATCCAATTGAATGCTCCTTTTTTATTAATGTAATATTGATTTAAACTACGTATTAAGTCTATAGTTTCAGTTCACTTATTGTTTTTAAATTAAGATCGACCCTACTATCGACATCTACTGTTGGAAACAATTCACTAAACCTTATTTAATTTAATAGCTCTTATAAACAAAAAATCCGCCGGTCTTCTTCCATTCTAGCTCCAGATAAATGAATATTTTTTACGTCTTTTATTACCTTATTTTTGATTGCGTTAACCTTTTGTTACCCTAATTCACTTACTATTGACTATATTATTTAATATTTATTAAGCCTTACGAAAAACATTATTCTACTTGAACACCTTTAATTTGATACTTATTTTCCGATTAACCAATTTCTTTAACCCCACCATTATACTTATAGATGATAATAATTTCTGATTTTTGGAAAGTGGATGATGACCTTCGTATATTTCCCATCTTCTGAATGAATGGAAAGGTCATGGCCTAATTTAAGAGCCATTTCTTTTGCAAGGTAGAGACCTAAACCGGTAGATTTGGCATGACTTCTCCCAATAAATCCTGTAAATCCTTTTTCAAATACGCGGCTGATATCCTCTGGCTTAATTCCAATGCCTGTATCTTGAATCTGTAGCCGCTTTTCTTTTCGATCTTCCTCAAATTGTACGGAGATTTCACCGCCTTCACCTGTATATTTTAAAGAATTTGAAAAAACTTGATCGATAATAAAACCAAGCCATTTACTGTCGGTATGGACAACCTGTTCAATATTGTCCATATGAAAACGAATTTGCTTGTTAATAAAGGATTTAGCATATTTCTTTACACTGTTTTTAACGACTTGATCCAACACTACCTCGGAAATAAAATAATCTTTGGAAAAAGAATCGATGCGAGAATAATAAAGAGCCTGCTCTACGTAATTTTCTATTCTATCCAACTCATCTTCAAACTTGTCCACAAGGTATTCAACAGTTCTTCCATTACTGTTTTCCATAAGCAAGCGACCTGCCGCAATCGGAACCTTGACTTCATGAATCCAAGATGTAATAAAGTCTTGATGATCGCGTTTTTCGTTATACAACTTTTGTAATTGATCGCCATGCACACTATTTACTTTTTTTAATAACTCAAGATATAACAGTTGTTCATCGTTTCGCGGTTTAGGCAGAGTTGCGAGAAATTCTTCATGATTACTTTCAACCAAATCATTTAATTCCCGATAAAATTCTCTATTGTAATAGTATTCGATGATTACGTATATAGCTACAATAAAAAAGATAACCATATTGGTATATACGATATTACTTACAGCGTTTCTGGAATCTGTGCTCACAATCATCATCAAAGAAACAAAGAACATAATGATCATGTTTAATATAAAGAAATTCCGTTTATCTTTTAAGTAATGAAAGAAATTCATTGAATTATATAACCTTGTCCTTTCTTAGTTGTAATAAAGTGTTCTTTTCCAAGTTCAACAAGTTTTTTACGCAGGCGAGCAATATTAACCGTCAATGTATTTTCTTCCACGAAATTTTCATTCTTCCAAAGGCTACGCATCATTTTCGTACGACTGACGATGCTTCCTTTATTTTTCATAAGAATTTTTAAAATAAGAAATTCTGTTTTCGTGAGTTCCAATTTTCGATCTCCATGTAAGACCTCTCCGCTTTCAAGATTTAATATAATTCCATCATGTTCCATTGTCTGAGACTGTGTTTCCATATAGGAATACGTTCTGCGAAGGAGTGCATTAATTTTTGCAATCAATACATCCATATGGAAAGGTTTTTGAATATAATCATCTCCTCCCATGTTCATCGACATCACTATATCCATTGGTGTATCACGGGAAGAGAGAAAGATCATAGGGACCTTTGAAATTTCTCTGATTTTATTACACCAGTAAAATCCGTCAAACGATGGCAAATTGATATCCATGATGACTAGGTGAGGATCATGATTAAGAAATACCTGCATGATTTGGTCAAAGTCTTCGATCTTAACGGTTTCAAAACCCCACTTTTCTAATGTTTCCCCTACCATATCACGAATGGTCGAATCATCTTCCACAATCATGATTTTCATTCCTTTTCCCTCCAAACAATTATCCTTCTGTAACATCATATTAATTGAATATCGACCAACATACAAAGAAAACATCGTGTTTAATATATTTTTTATCAATGTGACGAAAATGTAAGGTTACGAGATCAAGCTGTAAGTTTATATAAAGGGCAACTAATGTAAAATAAAAACATAAAACAAAACTATTCTGAATGGAGGATTTAAATATGAAAACTATTGTCGAAGCAAAACAAATAAAAAAAGTCTATGGTGCAAAGGGAAATGTATTTTCAGCTTTGGAGGATATAGACTTAACCGTCATGGAAGGTGAATTCGTCGGTATTATGGGTCCCTCGGGTTCTGGTAAATCAACTTTACTAAATATATTGGCAACAATTGACGAGCCGACTGCTGGTGACATCGTGGTTGATGGAATCAATTTGACAAAGATGAATGAAGAGCAATTATCTGCCTTTCGCCGTGACAAACTTGGTTTCCTTTTCCAAGACTATAATTTATTAGATACTCTAACTGTGAAAGAAAATATTATCTTGCCGTTAGCCTTGGCAAAATTGAACGTTGAGGAATTGGAACGAAGAGCAGATGAAGTGGCAGATAAGTTTGGCATTCGCGACATTTTAAATAAGTACCCGTACCAAATTTCTGGGGGACAAAAGCAACGTACGGCAGCATCACGCGCGATTATTTCAAAGCCAAACCTAATATTGGCAGATGAACCAACAGGTGCGTTGGATTCGAAATCAGCAACAGACTTATTAGAAAGTTTAAAGGATCTTAATGAACAAGACAAGGCAACAATTTTAATGGTTACCCATGATGCTTATGCGGCAAGTTATTGTAATCGCGTCCTATTTATTAAAGACGGTAAAATCTTCACAGAACTTGTAAAAGGGAAAAGATCCCGCAAAGAATTTTTCAACAAGGTGTTGGATGTTCTATCCGCACTGGGGGGTGGAGCAAATGACGTTATTTAGTTTAGCAAGGAAAAATATTAAAGGTAATTTCAATAATTATTTTGTCTATTTTGTTACACTCGTCTTCAGCATGGTTATTTATTATACGTTCACTTCCTTGCAATATAGCGAAAAAATTCAGGAAAGCATTGAATTGTCGGATACAATGAGTTTCATGTTTGGGGTATCATCAATTATCTTAATTTTATTCGTAGCAATCTTTATTTTGTACTCCAATTCATTCTTCACAAGAAAAAGGAAGAAAGAAGTCGGATTGTACGCCATACTTGGTTTACGCAAGAAAACCATTGCAAAAATGTTATTTTATGAAAATTTGATTATGGGAATCATTGCAATAGTTATTGGAATTATTCTTGGAACCTTACTTTCCAAATTATTTGCAATGATTTTAATAAAACTTATGGGTTCAATTGCCGAGGTGGACTTCGGTATTTCCATTCTAGCGATTACCCAAACAGTCATAGTCTTTATGGTCATTATTTTATTCACTTCCGTTCAAGGTTACCGTTTGATTTATCGTTTTACATTAATCGAATTATTCTATGATGAGAAAAAAGGTGAACAAATTCCAAAGGTTTCACTTATATCGGCTGTTATCGGAGTTATATTGCTTGTCGTTAGTTACTGGCTGATATTAAAACCATTTCCTGACGAATTTACTACGGAATATTTAATGAAAAATTATGGTATTGCTTTTGTTGCTCTCGTCATTGGCACCCATTTATTTTTTCGATCTGTAACGGTCTATTTATTAAGATTATCACAAAAAAATAAGTCGCGTTATTACAGAGGAACTAGAATAATTGAAACATCTCGCTTACTGTTTCGTATTAGAGGGAATGCACGTACCTTTACAGTCATTGCATTGTTGAGTTCTGCAACGATCTGTTTCTTAGGTGCAACTTACAGTGGGTATTACAGCAACGAAAAAAGAGCTGAGGAAGTTGTTCCGTTCAGCTATTCGCATTTGTCAAAAGGTCCAGAATTTGATTCGCAGGTGGAGAGAATAATAAAAGCAGATCATCGACATCCAATAAAAGCCAAACTAGACATACCCGTCATTCAGGTAAAAGGAATACTCTCATTTCAACTGGATTATGACATAAATCCTGTGAAATTAATCTCAGAAAGTACATTTAATAAAGTAGCTAATGCTTTAAATAAGGATGAAACAGTCTCACTATCAGGAAATCAAGCAGCAGTAATCCAGCCAAGGTTTACTGAATATACGAAGTCGGTTTTTAAAGGAGAAAATATAACGATTCAATTGCCTCAAGGAAGCAGCGAACTGCCATTTGTCCATATGGTTGAAAGTAATGTGCTACCTTTCGATTATCCCGATTTCTTTCTCGTAGTCAGTAACGAAATGTTTGCCAAGATAGCCAAAAAAGAGGCACCATTAACTTATAAAGTGTATGAAGTGGAAAATGAAGTAACGGCACAAGACACTTCAAGGAAAGTAAATAAACTGGTTGGAAACGATTTTCAAGTTTCTTCATCATTTTATACTGAGTATAAGCAAGGTAAAGAAGGAAACGCAATTACTCTCTTTATTTTTGGTTTTTTGGGGCTTGTATTTTTAGCGGCAAGTGGAAGTATCATTTATTTCAAACAGTTAACAGAAGCGAATGAGGCGAAAGGACAGTATGAAATCCTTAGAAAAATCGGTGTCAATAAAAAGGATATACGTAAATCAATCAAAAGGCAGTCATTATTTGTGTTTGGATTGCCACTAACCGTAGGAATATTGCACAGTTGTGTGACATTGTACTTTACCAGCAACTTTATGTCTAATCTCATTGGAATCAATCTCATTGTCCCTATTCTAACGGCTATAGTCTTTTTTGTTATCATCTATGCAGTCTATTACGTATTAACAGTTAATACGTACAATCGCATTGTAAACAAATAAGAGCGAAACATCTCTCGAATGTTCGGGAGGTGTTTTGTTATATATCCTTTGTTAGGAAATTCGTTATTACTCCGGAATCTGACCCGATTGTTAAAGTATCACGCTATAGTTTAAAAAGAAAAGAGACGCTTATTAAACAACATCCTAGCTGTATTAATGTTTCAAAATTTCTCCTCTGATCAAGGTTTCATTTATCTTACAATCACTATATGTATAAGATGTTTGACATTTTGTTTGCTGCATAATATAATTAAAAATGTAAAATATGTTTGACAAATAGGAGGGAGGAACGCATTACAATTGCACCACTGTAAAAAAAAACCTAGAAATAGTAAAAAATGGAAACTGTATGTATTAAATAAATTTAAAAATGAGAACAGGGTTCCAGAAAGACCTTGTTCCCATTTTTTTCCAGTTTATAATTAAAAAAAATAAAAGTTTACCTATTTTCTTTTTTGCGGCTTAATTCTGGCAATAGTCCCCACAAAGATATCCTGCTTTTCCTTCACTATAGGTATTTTTTGTCGTCCTTTCGAAGTTTTCATTTTTTTCGGATGTAGTTCTTTTAGGAATGAAGCCCACGTTTTAAACATATACGTTCTTAACGCTCTAAGAACCCCCCATAAAGTCTTTTTTGTTTTAGATTTAATTTGCACAATTAGTGATAAACAATAGGCAGCTAAGGCAATAAACATTTGATTCCACATACCTTGTGGTTTCGTACTCCAAATCTTAATTATCCTTAAATGTTGCTTTATCCATTTGAAAAACGTTTCAATCATCCAACGATACCGGTAAATGTCCATTATCTCATCAGCGGTTAAATCAAATCGAGTCGTTAATAAGCGATATAATTTCCCATCCTCATCGATAAACTCAACTAGACGCGCCGGGCGTTTACTAGGATAAACGAGAATCTTACAATCTTTCTGTACCACTGAGTTAGTAATGTTGTAATTTTCTCTTGCAACAAATTTAAAGTTTTTTGATAGCCGAACAACAAAATGAATCTCTTGTTCGAGCCAGTCATTAAGATTTTTATTTGATGGATATCCGCGATCCATTACATAGGTCGTATCTGATTTTTCAATTAGTACATCTGTACTCTCAAAATCACTAACATTTCCGGTAGAAGGTAGTATTTTATCTGGAAATGATACATTTTCTGACAAGACAACTAGTCTAGTATGCATCTTTACAACATTCCACCCTTTTGTGACATAAGCCCAGTCACATAGTTGAGGGGGAAGTTTTATATGAGTAGAATCTACAATACTTAATTTGCCTATTGTTGAATCAATTCCTTTATAATTCTTTGTTAAATCCCTAAGTATATAAACAACTTTTAGAAAAAAACTCTGTGCTATTTCTGTGGGTAATTCATTAATTCTTCTTGAGAGTTGGGATCCACTAATACTTGGTAAATTCAAAGCTTCGCGGAGTTTCTTATCCGACCGTATCTTTTCTTCAATATCCGCATAGGATTCCCATTTGCCAATTTGAGCAGCCACAAATATCTTTAAAAGTGAATCTACCGAGAGCTTATCATAATCATAGTTTAGTAATGGACAAGCAAATTCGTCGGTAGGTAAAATCGATAAACATTGACAAATTACCTTTTTATGACCTATACTTTTCTTACTCATTTTTAGCTCCTTTGTAGAAGATTAGGAACATGTATGGTCTTTCTTCTACAATAGGAGTTTTTCTTTTATTTGTAAATATTTTTGGTGAATTTTGATATTTTTCCATTTTATTACCAGTGGTGCAAGGATAGTGGGAGGAACGGGCATCTAATGTTAAATCGTATCAGGGAATTACGTAAAACACAGAAAATGTCACAAGAACTTCTTGCTAATAAATGTGATGTGTCCAGACAAACAATAAATGCTATTGAAAATAATAAGTATGATCCAAGTCTTGTTCTTGCATTTAAAATCGCAGCTATCCTAGATATAACAGTGGATGAGCTGTTTCAATTTCAGTTGGCAGAAAGCAAAAGCGAGGAGGATTCTAATGAGAAATAAAAAACTAAAAGTATTAACTGGCATTGTTTTAAGTGTTATCACCCTTTTATTTTTAGGGTTATATATTATAGATTTTTTAAATGATAGTGAAAATCCAGCACCTGATATTCTGCTATGGATTGTTGTTATTTTAACATTCTTTTATTCAGCAACATGGGGCGATGATTCAAAAGCTGAAGAAGATGAAATGGGCCAACAAATTAAGAATATAAGTGGAAAGATAAGTTACTATATTCTAATAGCTTTTCTATTTGTTCTTTGGTTTGTATACAGTCAAATAAATGAATCTGATTTAGGCAGTATCTTTTTGCTTTCTGCATTTTGTATTGGAGTTATCATATTTCCAATCGTTCAATTTATGGTTGCCAGAAGATTTATGAAAGACTAATCTTCTTTTCAAAAAGAAAATTATTTTAGAATGGTCCAAATACTTTTTTAAAATCACTCGTTCAATTTGTTTTTCCCGAATGGACGATTGGTACCGTTGGTAGAGGTGAATAGGTGACAATTAATTTTTGTTCCAAGTCATTTTCCTTTATGTATCGCTCTTTGTAGTACGTTCTTGTATTATTTTCTAGATGGTGAATATCATCCAAATTAACTTTTTGATTACTCACGTTAGGGAAATTGCTTTGCAAAGCACCGTATTAAAAGCCTTAGAGACCTTGTTTTATCAAGGATTCGAGGCTTTTTTACTTTTCTTGATTTTTTAGGCTAAAGCATGAAAATGAACGTATTTGGGGCTAAATTGGGGCTGATTAATATTAATCAGTATAGGCGTATGTAAGGGAATGGGTATATTTCAAAAAAATGGGTATTCGGATTTTGTGGTGGAAAAGGGCTTATAAGTCTCCCTTTTCCAATTTCTTAATAAGTGTGGAAAAATCGACACCATAGTTTCCTGTTATCACGTGGTCTGTTACTTCATCCCAATATTTCAATACAAAATCCCTTTTCATAAAGTATCTTCATTCTATTGACTTTAACGTAACGTAATACTTTATAGTAGTAATTGAAGGAGGCGCAAAGTGATGGATATGAAGGTAAAAGAAGTGGCAGAATTGGTTGGTGTTAGTATTCGTACACTTCATCATTATGATCAGATTGGATTGTTGTCCCCAAAAGAAATCACTGATTCTGGTTATCGGCTCTATTCAGAAGAAAACCTTGAAACATTACAACAAATTTTATTTTTCAAAGAACTTGGATTCACCTTAAAGGAAATTAAAAAGATTATTAACAGCCCCTCATTTAACCGACAAGAAGCATTGATTTTACAACGAAAAATGTTGATTGAGAAACGAAATAAAGTCGATAAAATGATTGAAACCATTGATAAGACGATTAAACATATGGCGGGAGAAATACAAATGACGAATGAAGAGAGGTTTGAGGGAATTAATGTTGAATTCAACCAATTTGAAGAAGAAGCTCGCCTTCGTTGGGGAAATAAATCTATCGATGAGATATACACAAAACTAAAGGATTGTC comes from Bacillus andreraoultii and encodes:
- a CDS encoding sensor histidine kinase, encoding MNFFHYLKDKRNFFILNMIIMFFVSLMMIVSTDSRNAVSNIVYTNMVIFFIVAIYVIIEYYYNREFYRELNDLVESNHEEFLATLPKPRNDEQLLYLELLKKVNSVHGDQLQKLYNEKRDHQDFITSWIHEVKVPIAAGRLLMENSNGRTVEYLVDKFEDELDRIENYVEQALYYSRIDSFSKDYFISEVVLDQVVKNSVKKYAKSFINKQIRFHMDNIEQVVHTDSKWLGFIIDQVFSNSLKYTGEGGEISVQFEEDRKEKRLQIQDTGIGIKPEDISRVFEKGFTGFIGRSHAKSTGLGLYLAKEMALKLGHDLSIHSEDGKYTKVIIHFPKIRNYYHL
- a CDS encoding response regulator transcription factor; the protein is MKIMIVEDDSTIRDMVGETLEKWGFETVKIEDFDQIMQVFLNHDPHLVIMDINLPSFDGFYWCNKIREISKVPMIFLSSRDTPMDIVMSMNMGGDDYIQKPFHMDVLIAKINALLRRTYSYMETQSQTMEHDGIILNLESGEVLHGDRKLELTKTEFLILKILMKNKGSIVSRTKMMRSLWKNENFVEENTLTVNIARLRKKLVELGKEHFITTKKGQGYIIQ
- the drcA gene encoding daptomycin efflux ABC transporter ATP-binding protein drcA, encoding MKTIVEAKQIKKVYGAKGNVFSALEDIDLTVMEGEFVGIMGPSGSGKSTLLNILATIDEPTAGDIVVDGINLTKMNEEQLSAFRRDKLGFLFQDYNLLDTLTVKENIILPLALAKLNVEELERRADEVADKFGIRDILNKYPYQISGGQKQRTAASRAIISKPNLILADEPTGALDSKSATDLLESLKDLNEQDKATILMVTHDAYAASYCNRVLFIKDGKIFTELVKGKRSRKEFFNKVLDVLSALGGGANDVI
- a CDS encoding ABC transporter permease, whose protein sequence is MTLFSLARKNIKGNFNNYFVYFVTLVFSMVIYYTFTSLQYSEKIQESIELSDTMSFMFGVSSIILILFVAIFILYSNSFFTRKRKKEVGLYAILGLRKKTIAKMLFYENLIMGIIAIVIGIILGTLLSKLFAMILIKLMGSIAEVDFGISILAITQTVIVFMVIILFTSVQGYRLIYRFTLIELFYDEKKGEQIPKVSLISAVIGVILLVVSYWLILKPFPDEFTTEYLMKNYGIAFVALVIGTHLFFRSVTVYLLRLSQKNKSRYYRGTRIIETSRLLFRIRGNARTFTVIALLSSATICFLGATYSGYYSNEKRAEEVVPFSYSHLSKGPEFDSQVERIIKADHRHPIKAKLDIPVIQVKGILSFQLDYDINPVKLISESTFNKVANALNKDETVSLSGNQAAVIQPRFTEYTKSVFKGENITIQLPQGSSELPFVHMVESNVLPFDYPDFFLVVSNEMFAKIAKKEAPLTYKVYEVENEVTAQDTSRKVNKLVGNDFQVSSSFYTEYKQGKEGNAITLFIFGFLGLVFLAASGSIIYFKQLTEANEAKGQYEILRKIGVNKKDIRKSIKRQSLFVFGLPLTVGILHSCVTLYFTSNFMSNLIGINLIVPILTAIVFFVIIYAVYYVLTVNTYNRIVNK
- a CDS encoding IS4 family transposase, which translates into the protein MSKKSIGHKKVICQCLSILPTDEFACPLLNYDYDKLSVDSLLKIFVAAQIGKWESYADIEEKIRSDKKLREALNLPSISGSQLSRRINELPTEIAQSFFLKVVYILRDLTKNYKGIDSTIGKLSIVDSTHIKLPPQLCDWAYVTKGWNVVKMHTRLVVLSENVSFPDKILPSTGNVSDFESTDVLIEKSDTTYVMDRGYPSNKNLNDWLEQEIHFVVRLSKNFKFVARENYNITNSVVQKDCKILVYPSKRPARLVEFIDEDGKLYRLLTTRFDLTADEIMDIYRYRWMIETFFKWIKQHLRIIKIWSTKPQGMWNQMFIALAAYCLSLIVQIKSKTKKTLWGVLRALRTYMFKTWASFLKELHPKKMKTSKGRQKIPIVKEKQDIFVGTIARIKPQKRK
- a CDS encoding helix-turn-helix transcriptional regulator; this encodes MLNRIRELRKTQKMSQELLANKCDVSRQTINAIENNKYDPSLVLAFKIAAILDITVDELFQFQLAESKSEEDSNEK